The following are encoded together in the Bradymonas sediminis genome:
- the rpoD gene encoding RNA polymerase sigma factor RpoD, with protein sequence MTENSQMPKPTGATATAGASIPRDDLIAERTHRRRQARLQRTRVENWRDFDPVKMYLSGIGEVGLLNREGEVSVAKEIEAGRLEVFNILVNTTAAIEMMLALPERLKSGSARAREVFEEYTPSAADSEMPVAPDVFERFVRLEAAWDKVCAAQDKLIEVLESSGDEAAQKRATKALDKAQENLVDAIHNTRLSQRYFNEIANNFKEAMNNIHRCHQRINERFRSAYVPKSELEALLNKLEQGEEIDFSGLPFDLRHLEETRQIVDSSRRIIASIEQQFHLPEDKIIELARAIRQGEKRADRGKAEMIRANLRLVVSIAKRYVNRGMHFLDLIQEGNLGLMRAVEKFEYQRGHKFSTYATWWIRQAITRAIADQARTIRIPVHLIETINRIARTSRELEQELGRVPTPEEIAEKLDMDVEAVRRTQRISRHPVSLETPVGDEDDSQLGDFIEDEGAVDPAEEAFRQNLCEETQQLLASLTPREEKILRMRFGIGEKTDHTLEEVGQDFNLTRERIRQIEAKALDKLREPDRAVDLKIFHDS encoded by the coding sequence ATGACCGAGAACTCCCAAATGCCAAAACCGACCGGCGCGACCGCCACCGCGGGAGCGTCCATCCCTCGTGACGATCTGATCGCGGAGCGCACCCACCGGCGCCGACAGGCACGCCTCCAGCGCACGCGCGTTGAGAACTGGCGCGATTTTGACCCGGTCAAGATGTATCTAAGCGGCATCGGCGAGGTCGGCCTGCTCAACCGCGAGGGCGAGGTCTCGGTCGCCAAAGAAATCGAGGCGGGACGCCTCGAGGTCTTCAACATCCTGGTCAACACGACCGCCGCCATCGAGATGATGCTCGCCCTGCCCGAGCGCCTGAAGTCCGGCTCGGCGCGCGCCCGCGAGGTCTTCGAGGAATACACCCCCAGCGCCGCCGACAGCGAGATGCCGGTGGCGCCCGATGTCTTCGAGCGCTTCGTGCGCCTGGAAGCCGCCTGGGACAAGGTCTGCGCCGCCCAGGACAAGCTCATCGAGGTGCTGGAGTCCTCGGGCGATGAAGCCGCCCAAAAGCGAGCGACCAAAGCCCTCGATAAGGCTCAAGAGAACCTGGTCGACGCGATCCATAATACCCGGCTGTCGCAGCGCTATTTCAACGAGATCGCCAATAATTTCAAAGAGGCGATGAATAATATTCACCGCTGTCACCAACGCATTAATGAGCGTTTTCGCAGCGCTTACGTGCCGAAATCCGAGCTCGAAGCGCTGCTCAACAAGCTTGAGCAGGGCGAGGAGATCGACTTCTCCGGGCTCCCCTTCGATCTGCGCCACCTCGAAGAGACCCGCCAGATCGTCGACTCTTCGCGGCGCATCATCGCCAGCATCGAGCAGCAATTTCACCTGCCCGAAGACAAGATCATCGAGCTCGCACGCGCCATTCGCCAGGGCGAAAAGCGCGCGGATCGCGGCAAGGCCGAGATGATTCGGGCCAACCTTCGCCTCGTGGTCTCCATCGCCAAACGCTACGTCAACCGCGGCATGCACTTTTTGGATCTCATCCAAGAAGGCAACCTCGGGCTGATGCGCGCGGTCGAGAAATTCGAATACCAACGCGGTCATAAATTCTCGACCTACGCGACCTGGTGGATTCGCCAGGCCATCACGCGCGCCATCGCCGACCAGGCGCGCACGATTCGCATCCCGGTCCACCTGATCGAGACCATCAACCGCATCGCGCGCACCTCGCGCGAGCTGGAGCAAGAGCTCGGGCGCGTGCCGACGCCCGAGGAGATCGCCGAGAAGCTCGACATGGACGTCGAGGCCGTGCGCCGCACCCAGCGCATCTCTCGCCACCCGGTCAGCCTTGAGACGCCCGTGGGCGACGAGGACGACAGCCAACTCGGCGACTTCATCGAGGACGAAGGCGCGGTCGACCCGGCCGAAGAAGCCTTTCGCCAGAACCTCTGCGAGGAGACCCAGCAACTGCTCGCCTCGCTCACCCCGCGCGAGGAGAAGATCCTTCGCATGCGCTTTGGCATCGGCGAGAAGACCGACCACACGCTCGAAGAGGTCGGCCAGGACTTCAACCTGACCCGCGAGCGCATCCGCCAAATCGAGGCCAAAGCCCTCGATAAGCTGCGCGAGCCGGATCGCGCGGTCGACCTGAAGATCTTCCACGACTCCTGA
- a CDS encoding MerR family transcriptional regulator: MEIEALDIPEKTFFKIGEVAKLLDLEPYVLRYWESEFEMLQPDKTDSGQRSYKREDIELICQIRGLLYDEMFTIAGARRQLELEGEGKPNLISLDTASEASQQPQPQTDLWEQRNETQAQRIEELEAEIAELQQKASLAAELDAALEAQVAHTHEQAAEIDTLMGQLAEFAAQDAQIEALEAELAQANQTIANLQARPAQSTPGALDPAILDSLRRQVQHLASLAQRPD; the protein is encoded by the coding sequence ATGGAAATCGAAGCGTTGGACATCCCCGAAAAAACATTTTTTAAGATTGGCGAAGTCGCCAAATTGCTCGACCTGGAGCCCTATGTTTTGCGCTATTGGGAGAGCGAGTTCGAGATGCTCCAACCCGATAAAACCGACAGCGGCCAGCGTAGCTACAAACGCGAAGATATCGAGCTGATCTGCCAGATTCGGGGCCTTCTCTACGACGAGATGTTCACCATCGCAGGCGCCCGCCGCCAGCTTGAGCTCGAGGGCGAGGGCAAGCCGAACCTCATCAGCCTGGACACCGCCTCCGAGGCGTCCCAGCAGCCCCAGCCCCAGACCGATCTGTGGGAGCAGCGCAACGAAACACAGGCCCAGCGCATCGAAGAGCTCGAGGCCGAGATCGCCGAGCTTCAGCAGAAGGCATCGTTGGCCGCCGAGCTCGACGCCGCCCTGGAGGCCCAGGTCGCGCACACCCATGAGCAGGCCGCCGAGATCGACACGCTGATGGGGCAACTCGCCGAGTTCGCAGCACAGGACGCGCAGATCGAAGCGCTCGAGGCCGAACTCGCCCAGGCCAACCAGACCATCGCAAACCTTCAGGCCCGCCCGGCCCAATCCACCCCCGGCGCCCTCGACCCGGCGATCCTCGATAGCTTACGCCGCCAGGTCCAGCATCTGGCCAGCCTCGCGCAGCGCCCGGATTGA
- a CDS encoding integration host factor subunit alpha yields MTKAGLVDAVYDRVGVSKKEAADCVDTVLELMKETLETGDELKISGFGKFEVRQKGERIGRNPQSGVEIMIPKRRVLRFKVSQVLKDELNGDA; encoded by the coding sequence ATGACAAAAGCCGGCCTTGTAGACGCCGTCTACGACCGCGTTGGGGTATCCAAAAAGGAAGCCGCCGATTGTGTGGATACAGTTCTAGAGTTGATGAAAGAAACCCTGGAAACCGGGGATGAACTCAAGATCAGCGGCTTCGGCAAATTCGAAGTCCGCCAAAAAGGTGAGCGCATTGGTCGAAACCCCCAGTCGGGCGTTGAGATCATGATCCCCAAGCGTCGAGTATTGCGTTTCAAAGTTAGCCAAGTGCTCAAGGATGAGCTCAACGGCGACGCCTAA
- the pheT gene encoding phenylalanine--tRNA ligase subunit beta — MKISWKWLQQWADLSELSVDDVSHRLTMAGLEVDGVEHLGEGCDDIVVARIDRISEHPDADKLVICDLTLGEGKTSNVVCGAKNMAEGDFVALAQPGSSPPGVDFDIVSRKVRGVLSHGMLCSGSELGLEDDTDGILILARTHELGMPAFEAMGLKDTVIEVDLTPNRPDCLGHLGVARELSALYGRALKTPTDWQETPVWESSAAPQASDAAPLIVEDAEGCPRYLFAVIEDVKVGPSPAWLRSRLTAIGLRSINNIVDITNYILMELNQPLHVFDLDKLQGPEIRVRRATAGETIVGIDHNEYKLDPSDLVIADAERPVAIAGVMGGADTEVDETTTRVLIECAYFEPTTVRRSARRHSLHTDSSHRFERGIDPAGLPAALARALRLMLRTQETLDSNPTVRTGIVEHCVDAVTKNTQVTLPKTMPSRILGIDPSEDTIVGYLGALGIEMTAQGEDTWLCTVPTYRPDIERPIDLVEEVARMYGYDEIPSTLPRSSMGYTHRVRPEDTRHPETIISRNYRRILATIRTQLLSFGLYEVVNYGFMSAQELDLLRIAPGDRRRETARLANPLVADDAFMQTTMLPGLLKNLTLNRARRRKNVAIFETGRRYFKDTERPTLAMLLSGQKEHHWSGNTAWDFFDLKGIVEAICRPFATEGLEWQVPADAQPYLHPGVQAEWVLDGKIIASLGRLHPMVASDLDVDAEVFVAELYLDELFALKPVERRFSAPPRFPAVTRDFALTYGLETPYADLERAISRLADQDPDFGAIFESFELFDVYAGEQVAEGMRSLALSVVYRAADKTLTDTLVERADKRLIEWLETQVQATLRG; from the coding sequence ATGAAAATTAGTTGGAAGTGGCTGCAACAATGGGCAGATCTTAGCGAGCTTAGCGTCGACGACGTCTCCCATCGCTTGACGATGGCCGGCCTGGAGGTCGACGGCGTCGAGCACCTCGGCGAGGGCTGCGATGATATCGTGGTCGCCCGGATCGACCGCATCAGCGAGCACCCTGACGCCGACAAGCTCGTCATCTGCGACCTGACGCTAGGCGAAGGCAAAACCAGCAACGTGGTCTGCGGGGCCAAGAATATGGCCGAAGGCGATTTCGTCGCCCTCGCCCAACCCGGCAGCAGCCCGCCCGGCGTCGACTTCGATATCGTCTCGCGCAAAGTCCGCGGCGTGCTCTCCCACGGCATGCTCTGCAGCGGCTCGGAGCTCGGCCTCGAAGACGACACCGACGGCATCCTCATCCTGGCGCGCACCCACGAACTCGGCATGCCCGCCTTCGAGGCGATGGGCCTCAAAGACACGGTCATCGAGGTCGATCTCACGCCCAACCGCCCCGATTGCCTCGGCCACCTGGGCGTGGCGCGCGAGCTCAGCGCCCTCTACGGGCGCGCGCTCAAGACACCCACCGATTGGCAAGAGACGCCGGTCTGGGAGAGCAGCGCCGCGCCACAAGCCAGCGACGCCGCGCCTCTTATCGTCGAAGACGCCGAAGGGTGCCCGCGCTACCTCTTCGCCGTCATCGAAGACGTCAAAGTCGGCCCGAGCCCGGCCTGGCTGCGCTCGCGACTGACCGCCATCGGTCTTCGCAGCATCAATAATATCGTCGATATCACCAACTATATTTTGATGGAGCTGAACCAACCCCTGCATGTCTTTGACCTGGACAAATTGCAGGGCCCAGAGATCCGCGTTCGCCGCGCGACCGCTGGCGAAACCATCGTCGGCATCGACCATAACGAATACAAACTCGACCCCAGCGATCTCGTCATCGCCGACGCCGAGCGCCCTGTGGCGATCGCCGGTGTGATGGGCGGCGCCGACACCGAAGTCGACGAGACGACCACGCGCGTCTTGATCGAATGCGCCTATTTCGAGCCGACCACGGTGCGCCGAAGCGCGCGCCGCCACAGCCTGCACACCGACTCCAGCCACCGCTTTGAGCGCGGCATCGACCCCGCCGGCCTCCCCGCCGCCCTGGCCCGCGCGCTGCGCCTGATGCTGCGCACCCAGGAGACGCTCGACTCAAACCCCACGGTTCGCACGGGCATCGTCGAGCATTGCGTCGACGCCGTCACCAAGAATACCCAGGTCACGCTGCCCAAAACGATGCCTTCGCGCATCCTGGGCATCGACCCCAGCGAAGACACCATCGTCGGGTACCTCGGCGCCCTTGGCATCGAAATGACGGCCCAGGGCGAGGACACCTGGCTGTGCACCGTGCCGACCTACCGTCCCGACATCGAGCGCCCCATCGACCTGGTCGAAGAGGTCGCACGCATGTACGGGTACGACGAGATCCCCTCGACGCTGCCGCGCTCATCGATGGGTTATACCCACCGCGTTCGCCCCGAAGACACGCGCCATCCCGAGACGATCATCTCGCGCAATTACCGGCGAATCCTGGCCACGATCCGCACCCAATTGCTCTCGTTTGGCCTCTATGAGGTCGTCAACTACGGCTTTATGTCGGCCCAGGAGCTCGACCTGCTGCGCATCGCCCCGGGCGACCGCCGCCGCGAGACCGCGCGCCTGGCCAACCCGCTGGTCGCCGACGACGCATTCATGCAGACCACGATGCTCCCCGGGCTGCTCAAAAACCTGACGCTCAACCGCGCTCGCCGCCGCAAGAACGTCGCGATCTTCGAGACCGGCCGCCGTTATTTCAAAGACACCGAGCGCCCGACGCTGGCGATGCTTCTGTCGGGGCAAAAAGAGCACCATTGGAGCGGAAACACCGCCTGGGACTTCTTCGACCTCAAGGGCATCGTCGAGGCGATCTGCCGCCCCTTCGCGACCGAAGGTCTTGAGTGGCAGGTGCCCGCTGACGCTCAACCCTACCTGCACCCCGGCGTGCAGGCCGAATGGGTGCTCGACGGCAAGATCATCGCCTCGCTGGGCCGCCTGCACCCGATGGTCGCCTCGGATCTTGACGTCGACGCCGAAGTCTTCGTCGCCGAACTCTACCTGGACGAACTCTTCGCGCTTAAGCCCGTCGAGCGCCGCTTCAGCGCGCCGCCGCGCTTCCCGGCGGTGACCCGTGACTTCGCGCTGACCTACGGTCTCGAGACCCCATACGCCGACCTTGAGCGCGCCATTTCGCGCCTGGCCGACCAAGACCCCGACTTCGGCGCGATCTTTGAGTCCTTCGAACTCTTCGACGTATACGCCGGCGAGCAGGTCGCCGAGGGCATGCGATCACTGGCGCTGTCGGTGGTGTACCGCGCCGCGGATAAAACGCTCACCGATACTCTCGTTGAGCGCGCTGATAAGCGCCTGATCGAATGGTTGGAGACCCAGGTTCAGGCGACCCTTCGCGGCTAA
- the pheS gene encoding phenylalanine--tRNA ligase subunit alpha, protein MNISELETRLNQLAEQAVAEFAEVERKEDAIQVKNRYLGRKGGVQELMKLIRELPNDEKRLAGQASNLAKKTIQDAYDARNDMLDARELARQLAAETIDVTLPARTPAVRSGHPLIEVQQELISIFSDMGFEVAEGPEIEEDFYNFEALNFPADHPARDMQDTFMLDDGRLLRTHTSPVQVRTMLAYGTPVRVISPGRVYRCDADVTHSPVFHQVEGLLVDENITFADLKGTLSHFAERVFGPGTPLRFRPSFFPFTEPSAEVDIGCIFCEGSGCRICSHTGWLEILGSGMVDPNVFTSVGVDPEKYSGFAFGMGVERIAMLKLGVNDIRMFFDNDLRFLAQF, encoded by the coding sequence ATGAATATTTCGGAACTTGAAACCCGGCTCAACCAACTCGCCGAGCAGGCCGTCGCCGAGTTCGCTGAAGTCGAGCGAAAAGAAGACGCCATCCAGGTAAAAAACCGCTATCTGGGCCGAAAAGGCGGAGTCCAGGAGTTGATGAAGCTCATCCGCGAGCTTCCCAACGACGAGAAGCGACTCGCCGGCCAGGCATCAAACCTCGCTAAAAAGACCATTCAAGACGCCTATGACGCGCGCAACGACATGCTCGACGCCCGCGAACTCGCCCGCCAATTGGCCGCCGAGACCATCGACGTCACCCTGCCCGCCCGCACCCCCGCGGTGCGCTCCGGCCACCCGCTTATCGAGGTCCAGCAGGAGCTCATCTCGATCTTCAGCGACATGGGCTTCGAGGTCGCCGAAGGCCCCGAAATCGAAGAGGATTTCTACAATTTCGAGGCGCTCAACTTCCCGGCCGACCACCCCGCGCGCGACATGCAGGACACCTTCATGCTCGACGACGGGCGCCTGCTCAGGACCCACACCTCGCCGGTGCAGGTGCGCACCATGCTCGCCTACGGCACGCCGGTGCGCGTCATCTCGCCGGGGCGCGTGTACCGCTGCGACGCCGACGTCACCCACAGCCCGGTCTTCCACCAGGTCGAGGGCCTGCTGGTCGACGAGAATATCACCTTCGCCGACCTCAAGGGCACGCTGAGCCACTTCGCCGAGCGTGTCTTCGGCCCGGGCACCCCGCTCCGGTTTCGCCCCAGCTTCTTCCCCTTCACCGAACCCAGCGCCGAAGTCGACATCGGCTGCATCTTCTGTGAAGGCAGCGGCTGCCGCATCTGCAGCCACACCGGCTGGCTCGAGATCCTCGGCTCCGGCATGGTCGACCCCAACGTGTTCACCTCCGTGGGCGTCGACCCCGAGAAATACAGCGGCTTCGCCTTCGGCATGGGCGTCGAGCGCATCGCCATGCTCAAGCTTGGCGTCAACGATATTCGGATGTTCTTCGACAATGACCTGCGCTTTTTGGCGCAATTCTAA
- the rplT gene encoding 50S ribosomal protein L20, whose product MPRVKRGTKARARRKKVLKSARGFVGGRRRLFANAKETLHRAWCYAYRDRRQRKRQFRRLWITRINAAARQNDMSYSKLIGGLNKAGVELDRKVLADMAVFDPKGFSKVVETARQALG is encoded by the coding sequence ATGCCGCGCGTTAAACGAGGAACCAAGGCTCGCGCCCGCCGTAAAAAAGTCCTGAAATCCGCTCGCGGATTTGTGGGTGGCCGTCGCCGTCTTTTCGCAAATGCTAAAGAAACCCTTCATCGCGCATGGTGCTATGCCTACCGCGATCGTCGCCAACGCAAACGTCAATTCCGTCGCCTGTGGATCACGCGTATCAACGCTGCCGCGCGTCAGAATGACATGAGCTACTCGAAGCTGATCGGTGGCCTGAACAAAGCCGGCGTCGAGCTCGACCGTAAGGTCCTGGCTGACATGGCCGTCTTTGACCCCAAAGGATTTAGCAAAGTCGTCGAGACTGCGCGTCAAGCCCTGGGTTAA
- the rpmI gene encoding 50S ribosomal protein L35, with protein sequence MPKMKTHRGSAKRFKINKNGKVKFRRAYRSHLLTTCKTPKQKRQLRAGSYLCDADAKRIKKLLPYL encoded by the coding sequence ATGCCAAAAATGAAAACCCATCGTGGTTCTGCTAAGCGATTTAAGATTAACAAAAACGGCAAGGTGAAATTCCGCCGCGCTTATCGCTCTCACTTGCTTACGACTTGTAAGACTCCCAAGCAAAAACGTCAGTTGCGCGCGGGCTCATACCTGTGTGATGCCGATGCAAAACGCATCAAGAAATTGCTCCCCTATCTTTGA
- a CDS encoding fatty acid desaturase family protein — MNETQRKITFDNRRNRDFSKTVKARVNAYFAENNLSKFANAAMIRKTIALFTLYFGSYALIISDILPVWGMWAMCFVMGLGMAGIGFSVSHDALHGAYSANKHVNRLLGLSFDLLGANGYIWKITHNVIHHTYTNIQGHDEDLEVAGFIRLSPNTEHQPIHRLQHLLAFPAYSFATFFWVFIKDYKYFLQRDLGPYKDKKHPASEWAILIVTKLIYYGYIIAVPMLLLDITWLQFAIGFFTLHLTAGLTLGIIFQLAHIVEDTEHPVADTDDTIPEHWLVHQMATTADFAQDNKFLCWYIGGLNFQIEHHLFPRICSIHYPDIASIVRQTAREYGVPYHCYETFGDAVGSHYRTLKRFGSAEKATGDEPLQNSI, encoded by the coding sequence ATGAACGAGACCCAGCGCAAGATCACCTTCGACAATCGAAGGAATCGCGACTTCAGCAAAACCGTCAAGGCGCGTGTCAACGCGTATTTCGCCGAAAATAACCTCTCAAAATTTGCCAACGCGGCGATGATTCGAAAGACCATCGCCCTATTCACCCTCTATTTTGGCTCTTACGCGCTGATCATCAGCGATATCTTGCCCGTCTGGGGCATGTGGGCGATGTGCTTTGTCATGGGGCTTGGGATGGCCGGCATCGGCTTCTCTGTCTCTCATGACGCCCTGCACGGGGCGTATTCGGCCAACAAACACGTCAACCGACTGCTCGGCTTAAGCTTCGATCTTCTCGGGGCCAACGGGTATATCTGGAAGATCACCCACAACGTGATCCACCACACCTACACCAATATCCAGGGGCACGACGAAGACCTGGAAGTGGCCGGATTCATTCGCCTTTCGCCCAACACCGAGCACCAGCCGATCCACCGCCTCCAGCATCTCCTGGCGTTCCCTGCCTATAGCTTCGCGACGTTTTTCTGGGTCTTTATCAAGGATTATAAATATTTCCTTCAACGCGATCTCGGCCCCTATAAGGATAAGAAGCACCCGGCCAGTGAGTGGGCGATCCTCATCGTCACCAAGCTCATCTATTACGGCTATATCATCGCCGTGCCGATGCTCCTGCTCGACATCACCTGGCTGCAATTCGCGATCGGCTTCTTCACCCTGCACCTGACCGCCGGCCTCACCCTGGGCATTATCTTCCAACTCGCCCACATCGTCGAAGACACCGAACACCCCGTGGCCGACACCGACGACACGATCCCCGAGCATTGGCTGGTCCATCAGATGGCCACCACCGCTGACTTCGCCCAGGATAATAAATTTCTGTGCTGGTATATCGGCGGGCTCAACTTCCAGATCGAGCACCACCTCTTTCCGCGCATCTGCAGCATTCATTACCCCGATATCGCCTCAATTGTGCGCCAGACCGCCCGGGAATACGGAGTCCCCTATCATTGCTACGAGACCTTCGGCGACGCCGTGGGGTCGCATTATCGCACCCTAAAACGCTTCGGCAGCGCCGAAAAAGCAACCGGCGACGAGCCGCTCCAAAATAGCATTTGA